The Spirochaetae bacterium HGW-Spirochaetae-1 DNA segment GAATCGAGCTTTACCCCTTCATAGGTGTTTTTAATAATAACAAGCAGCTCATCAAGGGAACCGATGAGCTGCTTTAATATTGCTTCCGGAAAGCTGATTTTATCTACATCTATAAAGGGAAATGTCTCTTTTCTGAAAAAAGTCGCGACACTTTCATTCATATCCGCAATGAAGGTTTCTCCGGTTTTTTCCTGGAAGAGAAACAGGGAATGATAGAATTCCGCCACCTCTGCCGTCAGGCTCCCGGCCTGAACGACATCTTTCATTACTTTTTCCAGGTACTGACTGTGTTTTACCTTCATTATCAGTTATCAGCTTTTGTCTTTTTTATCGTCGTCATTTTCACCGGATATGGATTTTTTAAATTCCCTGATTCCGCCACCCAGGTCTTTTGCTATCTTCGGTATCTTATTCGCCCCGAAAAGAACGAGGATGATCAGGAAAATTATAATCAGTTCCGGAACCCCAAGGCCACCTATCATACTAAAACCTCCAATTTTGTGATTAAATGCACTGTATGATGTGAAAAATATACTCTTTGT contains these protein-coding regions:
- a CDS encoding twin-arginine translocase TatA/TatE family subunit, translating into MIGGLGVPELIIIFLIILVLFGANKIPKIAKDLGGGIREFKKSISGENDDDKKDKS